TGATCGCCGGCCAGCACTTCAAGGGCCAGGACCTGCCGATCTTCACCTCGCCGCTGCCGACCCACACTTTCGAGCCGTTCCGTCGGCTCGGCCAGCGCATGCTGTATCGCTGGTACCACATGCGCGACGAGGCGGCGTAGCCGTTCGCTTCCTCGCTGAAAGTCGAGTTTCGCGCCGTCCTAACAACCCGTCTTGGCCGGCCTTGTGCCGGCCATCCACGAACTGGGCTCACGCCGCAAGCAGGACGTGGATGGCCGGGACGAGCCCGACCATGACGGTTGGGGGAGCATTACTCCCGCGCGCGCTTCATCCGCGCGATCAGCAGGTCCGCCACCATCCGGCACGACGGCGAGATATTGCGGGTGGCGAGTTGCACCAGCGTCACCTGCGTCGCCTCCAACCGCTTGTCGCGCAGCGGAACAGCCACCAGCCGCCCCGCCGCGATCGCCGGCATCGCGGTGTCGCGCGGCAGGAAGGTGGCGAGATCGGTGCGCGACGCCAGCATCTGCGCGAACGCCAGCGAATTGGTCTCGCTGCAGATCTCCAGCCGTACCTTGGCGTTGGCGCAGGCGCGATCGACTTCCTGACGGATGCCGAACGACGGATCGGGGACGATCACCCGCAGCCCCGCGAGATCCTTGACCGCGCAGGCTTCGCGATCGGCCATCGGATGATCGGGCGCGACGATCAGGCACAGCGACTGCCGCATCCGCGCCAGCTCGATCAGGTCGCGCCGCGGCGCCCGCCCGAACACCAGCCCGAGATCGACCTCGTTGCGTCCGACCAGTTCGGCGACCGCGCGGGACCCCACCACCGTCGTGGAGACGAAAATGCCGGGATAATCCACCGACAGCTCGACCAGGAAGTTGGACAGGAAATTCGCCAGCATGCCTTCCACGGTGGCGAACCGGATCTGGCCGCGGCGCATGGTTTCGAATTCCTGCACCTTGGCGCGGATGCCGTCGAGCTGGCTGCGGTTCTCGACCGCGTAGCGATACAGCAGCCGGCCGGCGTCGGTCAGCGCCATGCCGCGGGCATTGCGCTCGAACAGCTTGACCGACATTTCCTCCTCGATCGCCTGAATCTGCCGGCTGATCGCCGACGGCGCGATCCGCAGCGTCGCGGCGGCCTGCTTGATCGATCCGGATTCCGTCACCTCGCGGAAATAGCGGATCGCCGCCGATTCGATCATCGCAGCCGTGTCCTTCGGGTTGTTCCGGCTGCCGAAGATTCCGGCAGCAGCTGGCTAATGGTCTAATTATTCGATCTGAGACCTCTAATTTCAATGCTTTAATTCGAATGGCCGGTTTGGCAGAGTCGACTCAACCAAAGGCCGCCAAGGAGAACTACAGATGCTTCACGCGTGGGTTGCTCGCTGCGTTCGCCTCTCGATCCCGCTCGGCATTGCCGCGCTGGCATCCGGAATCCAGATATCCGCAGCGTCGGCCGACGACGTCATCAAGATCGGCGCGCCGCTGCCGATCACCGGGCCGCTGGCGCCGGAAGCCATCAAGCAGCAGCAGGGCTACAATCTGTGGGCCGAACAGGCCAACAAGGCCGGCGGCATTTCGGTCGGCGGCAAGAAGTACAAGGTCGAGATCGTCTACACCGACTACCAGTCGAACACGCCGCGCGCGGTGCAGGCGACCGAGCAGCTGATCACCCAGAACAACGTCAACTTCGTGTTCTCGCCGTTCGGCTCCGGTGCGGCGAAGGCGGCCAGCACGGTGTCGGAAAAGCACAAGGTGCCGACGCTGGCGGCGACCGCCTCGTCGTCCCAGGTCTACGACCAGGGCTACAAATATCTGTTCGGCACCTTCACCCCGAACGACACCCTGACCACGCCGCTGACCGAAATGATCAAGGCCAAGGTGCCCGAGGTCAAGAAGGTCGCGATCCTCGCCCGCAACGATCTGTTCCCGCTGGCGATCGCGCAGGAGATGGAGAAGTCGGCCAAGGCCAACGGCCTCGAGGTGGTGTATTTCGAGAAATACGCGATCGGCACGCTCGACCATTCCGCCACGCTGTCGTCGATCAAGGCGCAGTCGCCGCAGTGGATCTTCGTCACCGGCTACACCAACGACCTGCTGCTGGTGCGCAAGCAGATGATCGACCAGCAGATGAAGGCCCCGGTGGTCTCGATGATCGCCGGCCCGGCCTATCAGGAGTTCATCGACGCGCTCGGCAAGGGGGCCGAGAACGTCTCGAGCGCCGCCTGGTGGCATCCGGCCGCGCGCTATGACGGCAAGGACATCTTTGGCTCCACCGCCAATTTCGTGAAGCTGTTCAAGGACAAGTACAACGCCGAACCGGACTACGCGCATGCTTCGGCGGCGCTGTGCGGCGCGCTGTTCCAGATCGCGATCGAGAAGGCCGGTTCGATCGATCGCGACAAGGTGCGCGACGAACTCGCCAAGATGGACGTCGTCACCTTCTTCGGCCCGGTCAAGTTCGGCGCCAACGGCCAGATCAACTCGCTCGACCCGCCGGTCTTCCAGATCCAGGGCGGCAAGCCGGTGGTGCTGTTCCCGCAGGCGATCAAGCAAGGCGACCTCAAGATCGGCCTCGAGTAAGCATCGCTCGGATCCAGTTCGGTTCAGGGCAACAAACGAAACTCCGACGTCCGTCATTGCGAGGAGCGAAGCGACGAAGCAATCCATGCCACGCATGGAGCCTTTCTGGATTGCTTCGCAACGCTCGCAATGACGGGACGAAGGCTTCGCTGCACGATCTGAATCGCTGCCCCGGCGCCGCTTCATCCCGGCTCTCGACATTCCTCGCCTCCTCCAACCAAGCGAAGCCGCTCTCATGCAAGCCGTCCAGATCCTGATCAACGCGCTGGTGCTGGGCAGTCTCTACGCCTGCATCGCGATCGGGTTTTCGCTGGTGTGGGGCGTGCTCAACGTCATCAACCTGATCCACGGCTCGTTCATCGTGCTCGGCGCCTACCTCGCCTTCGGCCTGTACCAGTCGCTGCATCTGTCGCCGTGGTACGCGATCGTGGTCGCGGCGCCCGTGTTCTTCGTGTTCGGCTACATCGTGCAGCGGCTGATCCTCAACCGGGTCATCACCGCGCCGGTGCTGGTGACGCTGACGCTGACCTTCGGGCTCGATCTGATCCTGAACAATGCGATGATCTATGTCTTCACCGCCGATTATCGCCGCCTGACGCTGATTCCGCCGCTCGGCTCGGTGTCGTTCGAGGGCGTGGTGGTTCCGGTCGACCGGCTGATCGCGACCGCGACCGCGCTGGCGCTGACCGGCCTGCTGTATCTGCTGCTGCGCCGCTCCAGAGTCGGCCGCGCCATCGTCGCGGTGCGGCTCGATCGTGACGCCGCGGTGCTGATGGGCGTCCATGTACCCTCGATCTACGCGGTTGCGTTCGGCCTCGGCGCGGCGCTGGCCGGCTGCGCCGGCGTGCTGATGGCGCTGATCTTCCCGATCTCGCCGCTGACCTCGTCGGCCTATCTGGGCAAGGCCTTCGTGGTCTGCGTGCTCGGCGGGCTCGGCAGCGTGTCCGGCGCGCTGGCCGGCGGAATGTTGCTGGCGCTGGTCGAAAGCGTCGGCTCGGCGTTCTTCGGCCCGGCGCACGCCACCACGCTGTCGTTCCTGCTGTTGATCATCTTCCTGATCCTGCGCCCGCAGGGCCTGG
The DNA window shown above is from Rhodopseudomonas palustris HaA2 and carries:
- a CDS encoding branched-chain amino acid ABC transporter permease codes for the protein MQAVQILINALVLGSLYACIAIGFSLVWGVLNVINLIHGSFIVLGAYLAFGLYQSLHLSPWYAIVVAAPVFFVFGYIVQRLILNRVITAPVLVTLTLTFGLDLILNNAMIYVFTADYRRLTLIPPLGSVSFEGVVVPVDRLIATATALALTGLLYLLLRRSRVGRAIVAVRLDRDAAVLMGVHVPSIYAVAFGLGAALAGCAGVLMALIFPISPLTSSAYLGKAFVVCVLGGLGSVSGALAGGMLLALVESVGSAFFGPAHATTLSFLLLIIFLILRPQGLVGRKGFE
- a CDS encoding amino acid ABC transporter substrate-binding protein, whose amino-acid sequence is MLHAWVARCVRLSIPLGIAALASGIQISAASADDVIKIGAPLPITGPLAPEAIKQQQGYNLWAEQANKAGGISVGGKKYKVEIVYTDYQSNTPRAVQATEQLITQNNVNFVFSPFGSGAAKAASTVSEKHKVPTLAATASSSQVYDQGYKYLFGTFTPNDTLTTPLTEMIKAKVPEVKKVAILARNDLFPLAIAQEMEKSAKANGLEVVYFEKYAIGTLDHSATLSSIKAQSPQWIFVTGYTNDLLLVRKQMIDQQMKAPVVSMIAGPAYQEFIDALGKGAENVSSAAWWHPAARYDGKDIFGSTANFVKLFKDKYNAEPDYAHASAALCGALFQIAIEKAGSIDRDKVRDELAKMDVVTFFGPVKFGANGQINSLDPPVFQIQGGKPVVLFPQAIKQGDLKIGLE
- a CDS encoding LysR family transcriptional regulator, with protein sequence MIESAAIRYFREVTESGSIKQAAATLRIAPSAISRQIQAIEEEMSVKLFERNARGMALTDAGRLLYRYAVENRSQLDGIRAKVQEFETMRRGQIRFATVEGMLANFLSNFLVELSVDYPGIFVSTTVVGSRAVAELVGRNEVDLGLVFGRAPRRDLIELARMRQSLCLIVAPDHPMADREACAVKDLAGLRVIVPDPSFGIRQEVDRACANAKVRLEICSETNSLAFAQMLASRTDLATFLPRDTAMPAIAAGRLVAVPLRDKRLEATQVTLVQLATRNISPSCRMVADLLIARMKRARE